One Streptomyces sp. R28 DNA window includes the following coding sequences:
- a CDS encoding polyprenyl synthetase family protein, producing the protein MTVVGPFGLSVRDQALEADVQAGLAAVEEGLLEATKSEVPFITEAAQHLVRAGGKRFRPLLVMLTAQFGDRYAPGVVPSAVVVELTHLATLYHDDVMDEAAVRRGVDSANTRWGNSVAVLTGDFLFARASHILADLGPEAVRVQAEAFERLVTGQILETAGPQDGRDPVEHYLDVLSGKTGSLVAVSCRFGAMMSGTDETVVDVLTQYGERLGVAFQLADDVLDIASDSHESGKTPGTDLREGIPTLPVLRLRERAERLGLAEDVALCELLDSDLSDDGRHAEALAALRAHPALEQARRDTVRYAEDARAALAPLPDIDAKAALMELCDAVVHRAG; encoded by the coding sequence GTGACCGTCGTCGGGCCGTTCGGGCTGAGCGTGCGGGACCAGGCTCTGGAAGCCGATGTCCAGGCCGGATTGGCGGCTGTCGAGGAGGGATTGCTCGAAGCCACCAAGAGTGAGGTCCCCTTCATCACGGAGGCCGCCCAGCACCTGGTGCGGGCGGGTGGAAAGCGGTTCCGGCCGCTGCTCGTGATGCTCACTGCCCAGTTCGGGGACCGGTATGCGCCGGGGGTCGTGCCGTCGGCGGTGGTGGTCGAGCTGACCCATCTGGCGACGCTGTACCACGACGACGTGATGGACGAGGCGGCGGTACGGCGGGGTGTCGACAGTGCGAACACCCGCTGGGGCAACTCGGTCGCCGTGCTGACCGGCGACTTCCTGTTCGCGCGCGCCTCGCACATCCTGGCCGACCTCGGGCCCGAGGCGGTGCGGGTGCAGGCCGAGGCGTTCGAGCGGCTGGTGACCGGCCAGATCCTGGAGACCGCGGGGCCGCAGGACGGGCGGGACCCGGTGGAGCACTACCTGGATGTGCTCAGCGGGAAGACCGGGTCACTGGTGGCCGTCTCGTGCCGGTTCGGCGCGATGATGTCGGGCACCGACGAGACCGTGGTCGATGTGCTGACCCAGTACGGCGAGCGGCTGGGGGTCGCCTTCCAGCTGGCGGATGACGTGCTGGACATCGCGAGTGACTCCCATGAGTCCGGGAAGACGCCGGGGACCGATCTCCGGGAGGGGATTCCTACGCTGCCGGTGCTGCGGTTGCGGGAGCGGGCCGAGCGGTTGGGGCTGGCGGAGGATGTCGCGTTGTGCGAGCTGCTGGACTCCGACCTGAGTGATGACGGGCGGCACGCGGAGGCGTTGGCTGCGCTTCGGGCGCATCCGGCGCTGGAGCAGGCCCGCCGGGACACGGTGCGGTACGCGGAGGATGCGCGGGCCGCGTTGGCGCCGTTGCCCGATATTGATGCCAAGGCTGCGTTGATGGAGTTGTGTGACGCGGTGGTGCATCGGGCCGGGTAG
- a CDS encoding CHRD domain-containing protein encodes MKTTFSKRRKSLIVTAVAVAAAGGVAAAVIPAFAAGGDRADHAGHAGGDAQGIVSQSGALGGGIGGTGGTVLAASLRGANEVPVEGGPAVGDKDGAALQFVKVKGDKVSVAVTWRGTGKPTALHLHQGAKGTNGGIKVDFGGLLGKGKGKGESEGRRLAGTVTVKDPALLNALKTEPSSFYANLHTAEFPGGAVRGQLHKVTVAEFDFRDALDNFQASVIKGKQIYECKPAEGGGYAFAQRDVSAVLGGRIAHSFVAPNSGTPQWIARDGSAVTGAVLSRTPNGEGNIPELDLKATQSGKHHGLLAGTAEILRLNTVGGVAPAGSCTPGAIVGVPYQADYVFING; translated from the coding sequence ATGAAGACGACGTTCTCCAAGCGCCGTAAGAGCCTGATCGTCACCGCTGTCGCGGTGGCCGCCGCCGGTGGTGTCGCCGCCGCGGTGATTCCCGCCTTCGCCGCCGGAGGTGACCGCGCTGACCACGCGGGCCATGCCGGAGGCGACGCGCAGGGGATCGTGAGCCAGAGCGGGGCCCTTGGCGGGGGCATCGGGGGCACCGGCGGGACTGTCCTCGCCGCCAGTCTTCGCGGCGCGAACGAGGTGCCCGTCGAAGGTGGGCCGGCCGTCGGGGACAAGGACGGCGCCGCCCTGCAGTTCGTGAAGGTCAAGGGCGACAAGGTGTCCGTCGCCGTCACCTGGCGCGGCACCGGGAAGCCGACCGCCCTCCACCTCCACCAGGGCGCCAAGGGCACCAACGGCGGCATCAAGGTCGACTTCGGCGGCCTCCTCGGCAAGGGGAAGGGTAAGGGCGAGAGCGAGGGCCGCCGCCTCGCCGGCACCGTCACCGTGAAGGATCCGGCCCTGCTCAACGCCCTGAAGACCGAGCCGAGTTCGTTCTACGCCAACCTCCACACCGCCGAGTTCCCGGGCGGCGCCGTCCGAGGTCAGCTCCACAAGGTCACCGTCGCCGAGTTCGACTTCCGCGACGCGCTCGACAACTTCCAGGCGTCCGTCATCAAGGGCAAGCAGATCTACGAGTGCAAGCCGGCCGAGGGCGGCGGGTACGCCTTCGCCCAGCGGGACGTCAGCGCCGTACTCGGCGGCCGTATCGCGCACTCCTTCGTCGCTCCCAACTCCGGTACGCCGCAGTGGATCGCGCGGGACGGCAGTGCGGTGACAGGGGCCGTCCTCTCCAGGACGCCCAACGGGGAGGGGAACATCCCCGAGCTGGACCTGAAGGCCACTCAGTCCGGCAAGCACCACGGCCTCCTCGCCGGCACCGCCGAGATCCTGCGCCTGAACACCGTCGGCGGCGTCGCCCCGGCCGGCTCCTGCACACCCGGCGCCATCGTCGGCGTGCCGTACCAGGCCGACTACGTGTTCATCAACGGCTGA
- a CDS encoding outer membrane lipoprotein carrier protein LolA, whose protein sequence is MAPYASDDSTTAAEVDDLRAGRRKAARYVVPVAVVGVAAATIGLVPAIADSGDPDLPEITAQQLIEKIAQSDVQQLSGTFKITTDLGLPDLGGLESSLASGAMGSGSGDGSSADPSAKLTELASGTHTLRVALDGENKQKLSLLENASEYSLIHNGKNIWGYDSKSNEVFHGTADEPQAGKDKQGGPEEVPATPKDLTEEALKAVDDTTSVTVDGTAHVAGRDAYRLLIKPKQSGTTVGAITVAVDAKTGMPLKFTLTPSSGGAAVIDAGFTQVDFAKPAASTFDFTPPKGANVTEEGELEGAAPEHGGTKSEDGFRKELEKEFGGAKSGGKPGKAPEGGPEVIGEGWNTVAVFDTGGEGVPSGAEVGGDMGGFLDSLGDKVTGKFGSGTVFKTRLINALITDDGKVYVGAVDKDALVKAADSAK, encoded by the coding sequence ATGGCACCGTATGCATCGGACGACAGTACGACCGCCGCGGAGGTCGACGACCTGCGCGCCGGGCGGCGCAAGGCCGCGCGATACGTCGTCCCGGTCGCGGTCGTGGGAGTCGCGGCGGCGACCATCGGGCTCGTCCCGGCGATCGCCGACTCGGGCGACCCGGACCTGCCGGAGATCACCGCGCAGCAACTCATCGAGAAGATCGCCCAGTCGGACGTACAGCAGTTGTCCGGCACCTTCAAGATCACCACCGATCTGGGCCTGCCCGACCTCGGCGGCCTGGAGTCGAGCCTCGCATCCGGCGCCATGGGCTCGGGGTCGGGTGACGGGTCGTCCGCCGACCCGTCCGCCAAGCTCACCGAGCTGGCGTCCGGCACGCACACCCTGCGCGTCGCCCTCGACGGCGAGAACAAGCAGAAGCTGTCCCTGCTGGAGAACGCCTCCGAGTACAGCCTCATCCACAACGGCAAGAACATCTGGGGCTACGACAGCAAGTCGAACGAGGTCTTCCACGGCACCGCCGACGAGCCGCAGGCCGGGAAGGACAAGCAGGGCGGGCCCGAAGAGGTACCCGCCACTCCCAAGGACCTCACCGAGGAAGCCCTCAAGGCGGTGGACGACACCACGTCCGTCACCGTCGACGGCACCGCGCACGTCGCGGGCCGGGACGCGTACCGGCTGCTCATCAAGCCGAAGCAGTCCGGGACCACGGTCGGCGCGATCACCGTGGCCGTGGACGCCAAGACCGGCATGCCGCTGAAGTTCACGCTGACCCCGTCCAGCGGTGGCGCGGCCGTGATCGACGCGGGCTTCACCCAGGTCGACTTCGCCAAGCCGGCCGCCTCCACCTTCGACTTCACCCCGCCCAAGGGCGCGAACGTCACCGAGGAGGGTGAGCTGGAAGGGGCGGCTCCGGAGCACGGCGGCACCAAGTCCGAGGACGGGTTCCGCAAGGAGCTCGAGAAGGAGTTCGGTGGCGCGAAGTCCGGGGGCAAGCCGGGCAAGGCGCCCGAGGGCGGTCCCGAGGTCATAGGCGAGGGCTGGAACACCGTGGCCGTCTTCGACACCGGCGGCGAGGGCGTTCCCTCCGGCGCCGAGGTCGGCGGCGACATGGGCGGCTTCCTCGACTCCCTGGGCGACAAGGTCACCGGCAAGTTCGGCTCGGGCACGGTCTTCAAGACCCGCCTGATCAATGCCCTGATCACGGACGACGGCAAGGTCTACGTGGGCGCGGTCGACAAGGACGCGCTCGTGAAGGCGGCCGACTCGGCGAAGTAG
- a CDS encoding ABC transporter ATP-binding protein — MEELPAAEADGVDQADRTSRTDRADGADPADGVNRFGQGDHVGAVIATRALTKRYRGGQLAVDGLDLTVPAGSVFGFLGPNGSGKTTTIRMLMGLIEPTSGTARVLGQPMPRSARAVLPHVGALIEGPALYGFLSGRDNLIRYDAADPTADPRTRRTRVAAALDRVGLTAAGSKKAKAYSLGMKQRLGLAAALLQPRRLLVLDEPTNGLDPQGMREIRSLIRELASDGTTVFLSSHLLDEIEQVCTHAAVMAQGRLITQGAVAELAAGMRGRLVVTTPDTGDAARVLKEQGAGDVVITDDRVTAEPPDRDLADVNAALVTAGVRVRGFGVERASLEDAFVALTGEGFDVAG, encoded by the coding sequence ATGGAGGAACTGCCCGCCGCGGAAGCCGACGGGGTCGATCAGGCCGACCGGACCAGCCGGACCGACCGGGCCGACGGGGCCGACCCGGCCGACGGGGTCAACCGGTTCGGCCAAGGCGACCACGTCGGTGCGGTGATCGCCACCCGGGCGCTCACCAAGCGCTACCGCGGCGGGCAGCTCGCCGTGGACGGTCTCGATCTGACCGTCCCGGCGGGCAGTGTCTTCGGGTTCCTCGGCCCGAACGGCTCGGGCAAGACCACCACCATCCGCATGCTGATGGGCCTCATCGAGCCCACCTCCGGTACCGCGCGCGTGCTCGGGCAGCCCATGCCCCGCTCCGCGCGCGCCGTACTGCCGCATGTCGGCGCGCTCATCGAAGGGCCCGCCCTGTACGGCTTCCTGTCCGGCCGCGACAACCTCATCCGTTACGACGCAGCCGACCCGACCGCCGATCCGCGCACCCGGCGCACCCGCGTCGCGGCCGCGCTGGACCGGGTGGGGCTCACGGCCGCCGGCAGCAAGAAGGCCAAGGCGTACTCGCTCGGCATGAAGCAACGGCTGGGGCTCGCGGCCGCGCTGCTCCAGCCGCGCAGGCTCCTGGTCCTCGACGAGCCGACCAATGGCCTCGACCCACAGGGGATGCGGGAAATACGGTCCCTGATCAGGGAGTTGGCGTCCGACGGCACGACCGTCTTCCTCTCCTCCCACCTCCTGGACGAGATCGAGCAGGTCTGCACGCATGCGGCGGTGATGGCGCAGGGCCGGCTGATCACCCAGGGCGCGGTGGCGGAGCTGGCGGCCGGGATGCGCGGCCGGCTCGTCGTGACCACGCCCGACACCGGGGACGCGGCCCGGGTGCTGAAGGAGCAGGGCGCCGGTGACGTCGTCATCACCGACGACCGGGTGACCGCCGAACCTCCGGACCGTGATCTCGCCGACGTCAACGCGGCGCTGGTGACCGCCGGAGTGCGCGTCCGGGGCTTCGGTGTCGAACGGGCCTCGCTGGAGGACGCGTTCGTGGCACTCACGGGGGAGGGGTTCGATGTCGCAGGCTGA
- a CDS encoding ABC transporter permease: MSQAEVVRRSGEIEGARKVGPLWTFGLLRSELLTTFRRWRTLALLAVLAAVPILVGIAVKIETSDGGAGGPGGGGGGPAFISQITNNGLFLVFTALAATLPFFLPMAIGVIAGDAIAGEANAGTLRYLLVAPAGRSRLLLTKYATTMAFCLVATLVVALSALAVGALLFPLGDVTTISGTRISFAEGLGRALLIALVVAASLIGVAALGLFVSTLTSSGIAAMATTVGLLITVQILDQIPQLHAIQPYFFSHHWLSFADLMRDPVYWDDLVKNLGIQALYAAVFGSAAWARFTAKDVTT; encoded by the coding sequence ATGTCGCAGGCTGAAGTCGTCCGACGGAGCGGCGAGATCGAAGGCGCCCGAAAGGTCGGTCCGCTGTGGACCTTCGGTCTCCTGCGCAGCGAACTGCTCACCACCTTCCGGCGCTGGCGCACGCTCGCGCTGCTCGCCGTCCTGGCCGCCGTGCCGATCCTGGTCGGGATCGCCGTGAAGATCGAGACGAGCGACGGCGGGGCCGGCGGCCCCGGTGGCGGTGGCGGCGGCCCCGCGTTCATCTCGCAGATCACCAACAACGGCCTGTTCCTGGTCTTCACCGCACTGGCCGCGACGCTCCCGTTCTTCCTGCCGATGGCGATCGGCGTCATCGCGGGCGACGCGATAGCGGGCGAGGCCAACGCCGGCACCCTGCGCTATCTCCTCGTCGCCCCGGCCGGCCGCTCGCGCCTGCTCCTGACCAAGTACGCGACCACGATGGCCTTCTGCCTGGTGGCCACCCTCGTGGTCGCGCTCTCGGCCCTCGCGGTCGGGGCGTTGCTCTTCCCGCTCGGCGACGTGACGACCATCTCCGGCACACGGATCAGCTTCGCCGAAGGCCTGGGCCGCGCCCTGCTGATCGCCTTGGTCGTCGCCGCGTCACTCATAGGAGTGGCGGCCCTCGGCCTGTTCGTCTCGACGCTGACCAGCAGCGGTATCGCGGCGATGGCGACGACCGTAGGCCTGCTGATCACCGTCCAGATCCTCGACCAGATCCCCCAGCTGCACGCGATCCAGCCGTACTTCTTCTCCCACCACTGGCTGTCCTTCGCCGACCTCATGCGCGACCCCGTCTACTGGGACGACCTGGTCAAGAACCTCGGCATCCAGGCCCTGTACGCGGCGGTGTTCGGTTCGGCTGCGTGGGCGCGGTTCACGGCGAAGGACGTCACGACCTGA
- a CDS encoding flavodoxin family protein, with the protein MTRRFLFVLGSSRNEGNTELLARAAAEQLPEGVEQQWISLAEHPLPDFVDLRRDSDHVRPPAGSTPSLLLDATLAATDIVIVSPLYWYSVSGLTKRYLDYWSGWLRTPGIDFKATLAGRTLWGVTALAHTETEVADPLVGTLNHSAAYMGMRFGGVLFGNGSRRGDILNDAEALARAKTFFAQEAPFARYPYEAD; encoded by the coding sequence ATGACCCGCCGCTTCCTGTTCGTCCTGGGCAGCAGCCGCAACGAGGGCAACACCGAGCTCCTGGCCCGCGCGGCCGCCGAGCAGTTGCCGGAGGGCGTCGAGCAGCAGTGGATCAGTCTCGCCGAGCACCCGCTGCCTGACTTCGTGGACCTGCGGCGCGACAGCGACCATGTGCGCCCGCCCGCGGGAAGCACGCCCTCGCTGCTGCTCGACGCCACGCTCGCCGCCACCGACATCGTGATCGTCTCGCCGTTGTACTGGTACTCGGTGTCCGGTCTCACCAAGCGTTACCTGGACTACTGGTCGGGCTGGCTGCGCACCCCCGGCATCGACTTCAAGGCGACGCTGGCCGGGCGCACCCTCTGGGGCGTCACCGCGCTCGCGCACACGGAGACCGAGGTGGCCGACCCGCTCGTCGGCACGCTCAACCACTCGGCCGCGTACATGGGGATGCGCTTCGGCGGCGTCCTGTTCGGCAACGGCAGCAGGCGTGGCGACATACTGAACGACGCGGAGGCGCTGGCGCGCGCCAAGACGTTCTTCGCACAGGAGGCGCCGTTCGCCCGCTACCCCTACGAGGCCGACTGA
- a CDS encoding amidase, translating to MTRTALSAVEVASAVRSRTLRAVDVVAAALERIERADPVLCAFIEVWGEEALQRAREVDARVGAGERLPLAGVPIGVKGRRGLRTAGPLLAAGCVAVGATSVPGPGTPWQTWGLGRYGRTVNPWRYDRTPGGSSAGSAAAVAAGLVPFATGSDGAGSVRIPAAWCGVVGLKVGNGRLPSADRTGLMAPGVLARSAEDVAAYWAVVSGAARRAVPGDGTGTDTGADTDAGADTDTDGLPGEHDAPTAVWSPDLGFDSPDQDVVTVAHSAAVRLAEAGAIRLVRPRSPLRLDDPAPAWLALRTPSADPTPAPSLALAHRIRAANDRRLATLFSGARLLLTPTAPTPPHGHEGPGERYSTALTWAFNLSGHPAISIPAGFGPDGCPVGLQMVAAHGREGVLLDVARAAEAYDRGDGAPWTSTCVRI from the coding sequence ATGACACGCACCGCCCTGTCGGCCGTGGAGGTGGCCTCTGCCGTACGTTCGCGGACCCTCCGTGCCGTCGATGTCGTCGCAGCGGCGCTCGAACGCATCGAGCGGGCCGACCCCGTCCTGTGCGCCTTCATCGAGGTGTGGGGCGAAGAGGCTCTTCAGCGGGCCCGCGAGGTGGACGCACGGGTCGGCGCGGGTGAGCGCCTGCCGTTGGCCGGCGTGCCGATCGGGGTCAAGGGGCGCCGCGGGCTGCGTACCGCGGGTCCACTGCTCGCGGCGGGGTGTGTGGCAGTGGGCGCGACATCCGTACCGGGACCGGGAACTCCCTGGCAGACCTGGGGACTTGGCCGGTACGGCCGTACGGTCAACCCCTGGCGGTACGACCGTACGCCGGGTGGCTCCTCCGCCGGTTCCGCGGCGGCGGTGGCGGCGGGGCTGGTTCCGTTCGCGACCGGGAGTGACGGGGCCGGGTCGGTGCGGATTCCGGCGGCGTGGTGCGGGGTCGTCGGACTGAAGGTGGGCAACGGACGGTTGCCATCGGCCGACCGTACCGGGCTCATGGCGCCGGGGGTGCTGGCTCGGTCCGCGGAGGATGTGGCGGCGTACTGGGCAGTCGTGTCGGGGGCAGCACGGCGAGCGGTGCCGGGGGACGGGACGGGCACGGACACAGGCGCGGACACAGACGCAGGCGCAGACACAGACACGGACGGGCTACCCGGCGAGCATGACGCCCCGACCGCCGTATGGTCCCCCGACCTCGGCTTCGACTCCCCCGACCAGGACGTCGTCACCGTCGCTCACTCCGCGGCCGTACGGCTCGCCGAGGCCGGTGCGATACGGCTCGTCCGCCCAAGGTCTCCGCTCCGCCTCGACGACCCGGCCCCGGCATGGCTCGCCCTGCGAACCCCGAGCGCCGACCCCACCCCCGCCCCCTCTCTCGCTCTCGCCCACCGCATCCGGGCCGCGAACGACAGGCGCCTGGCCACCCTCTTCTCCGGCGCCCGGCTGCTGCTGACACCGACCGCCCCCACCCCGCCGCACGGCCACGAAGGCCCCGGCGAGCGGTACTCCACCGCGCTCACCTGGGCGTTCAACCTGAGTGGGCATCCGGCGATCAGCATCCCGGCGGGGTTCGGGCCCGACGGGTGTCCGGTCGGGCTGCAGATGGTGGCGGCGCACGGGCGGGAGGGGGTGCTGCTGGACGTGGCGCGGGCGGCGGAGGCGTACGACCGCGGCGACGGCGCCCCCTGGACAAGTACTTGCGTACGCATATAA
- a CDS encoding DUF6668 family protein → MRTDMHVQQGRPEAGPEIWIRGPVAMPEEPPPPSPSAAAPRRFSWVGTHGGAGVSTLAAVYGGHDCGRNWPGPAASPSVLLVARTHAAGLAAALNALEIFRRGEAPHGLDLDAVVLVADAPGRLPRPLAEHVKVIESAIDVYRVPWVPAWRLGDLNGQPPREAEALARLTGRSR, encoded by the coding sequence ATGCGGACTGACATGCACGTGCAGCAGGGACGGCCGGAAGCGGGGCCGGAGATCTGGATCCGTGGGCCCGTGGCCATGCCGGAGGAACCCCCGCCGCCCTCCCCTTCCGCTGCCGCGCCCCGGCGCTTCTCCTGGGTCGGCACGCACGGTGGGGCGGGTGTCTCCACGCTCGCCGCGGTCTACGGCGGCCACGACTGCGGGCGTAACTGGCCCGGGCCCGCCGCTTCGCCGTCGGTGCTGCTCGTCGCCCGTACGCATGCGGCCGGGCTGGCCGCCGCCTTGAACGCCCTTGAGATCTTCCGCCGCGGGGAGGCTCCGCACGGACTCGACCTCGATGCCGTCGTCCTCGTCGCGGACGCGCCGGGGCGGCTTCCACGGCCGCTCGCCGAGCACGTCAAGGTGATCGAATCAGCCATCGACGTGTACCGGGTGCCATGGGTACCGGCGTGGCGGCTCGGCGACCTGAACGGACAGCCGCCCCGGGAGGCGGAGGCGCTGGCGCGACTGACGGGACGCTCCCGCTGA
- a CDS encoding tetratricopeptide repeat protein, protein MSLLSRAKKREQKRAAASAAPVAGPIDVRVPAVDPGSGGASIGGVPVTAAPGEEIQHVVLTHLQRIALAAGHAVHATVHDERIGYVVPLRVDADGSSHFTAEPVRMAPAGGVEAGVPGEPTAARDAVRLPAGPPAPSAPSAPSASPAPSTPPAPDAAPYRDKPTHVLRPLPSALQDSSPTFRLRALPEPVQDAVPGTVAPPLGVFGPPPLMDARPLPTDGPRTGLPSAAVPQADLSSPGVPKADQAPDRVVRDPDPVPAPAPETRPAPAPLFVSDPDPDPDPKPTPPRGFDAVAEAVLGDGAPGAGTADASPFAEPLARINDAVAAGRTTEAGELAERTVAEASAVLGAAHPEVLRMRELAAYVAYLAGDPVHAFGLSLDVARTHHHTRDAEAAYSSLQGAATAWRAVRDPAQGLDLGRDLLGLWTELTAEGGPAAEDIEELEAAHARMGRLTARAAKSAEPPRS, encoded by the coding sequence ATGTCTCTACTGAGCCGCGCGAAGAAGCGGGAACAGAAACGCGCCGCGGCCTCGGCGGCCCCCGTGGCCGGGCCGATCGACGTGCGCGTCCCCGCCGTCGATCCGGGCTCCGGCGGCGCGTCGATCGGCGGCGTCCCCGTCACCGCGGCCCCCGGCGAGGAGATCCAGCACGTCGTTCTGACCCACCTCCAGCGCATCGCCCTCGCTGCCGGCCACGCCGTGCACGCCACGGTCCACGACGAGCGCATCGGTTACGTCGTCCCGCTGCGGGTGGACGCGGACGGCTCCAGCCACTTCACCGCCGAGCCCGTACGGATGGCTCCGGCGGGAGGGGTGGAGGCGGGGGTGCCGGGGGAGCCGACGGCGGCGAGGGATGCCGTACGGCTGCCTGCGGGGCCGCCTGCGCCCTCCGCGCCCTCCGCGCCCTCCGCGTCGCCCGCGCCCTCCACGCCACCCGCGCCGGACGCGGCGCCGTATCGGGACAAACCCACGCATGTCCTACGCCCCTTGCCGAGCGCCCTGCAGGACTCCTCGCCCACGTTCCGGTTGCGCGCCCTGCCCGAGCCGGTGCAGGACGCCGTGCCCGGCACGGTCGCGCCCCCGCTGGGGGTGTTCGGCCCACCGCCGTTGATGGACGCGAGGCCGCTACCGACCGACGGACCGCGCACCGGCCTGCCGAGTGCCGCCGTACCGCAAGCCGACCTGTCCAGTCCCGGCGTACCGAAGGCCGATCAAGCGCCGGACCGCGTGGTGCGCGACCCCGACCCCGTCCCGGCTCCCGCCCCTGAAACCCGACCGGCTCCCGCCCCCCTGTTCGTCTCGGACCCCGATCCCGACCCCGACCCCAAGCCCACCCCACCCCGCGGGTTCGACGCCGTGGCCGAAGCCGTCCTCGGCGACGGGGCACCCGGCGCCGGCACCGCCGACGCCTCGCCCTTCGCGGAACCGTTGGCGCGGATCAACGACGCCGTGGCGGCCGGGCGGACGACGGAGGCGGGTGAGCTTGCGGAGCGGACCGTGGCGGAGGCGTCCGCGGTGCTGGGGGCGGCGCACCCCGAGGTACTCCGGATGCGTGAACTCGCCGCGTATGTCGCCTACCTGGCGGGGGACCCGGTGCACGCGTTCGGGCTCTCCCTCGACGTGGCCCGGACCCACCACCACACCCGCGACGCGGAGGCGGCGTACAGCAGCCTCCAGGGCGCGGCCACGGCCTGGCGGGCCGTACGGGATCCGGCGCAGGGTCTCGACCTGGGCCGGGATCTGCTCGGCCTGTGGACCGAGCTCACGGCCGAGGGCGGTCCGGCCGCCGAGGACATCGAGGAGCTGGAGGCGGCCCACGCCCGCATGGGCCGCCTCACCGCCCGAGCCGCCAAGTCGGCCGAACCGCCCAGGAGTTGA
- a CDS encoding M28 family metallopeptidase, whose protein sequence is MKLPVSWRASAAAAVATATLLTGGSIADAAPKADVEAAAAPDIPVANVKAHLTQLQSIATANGGNRAHGRPGYKASIDYVKAKLDAAGYTTAIQQFTSSGRTGYNLIADWPGGDANQVVMAGSHLDSVSSGPGINDNGSGSAAVLETALAVSRAGYKPTKHLRFAWWGAEELGLVGSRYYVNNLSSANRAKISGYLNFDMIGSPNPGYFVYDDDPAIEKTFKDYYAGLGVATEIETEGDGRSDHAPFKSAGVPVGGLFTGASRTKTAAQVAKWGGTSGQSFDRCYHSSCDTTSNINDTALDRNSDAVAHAVWKLSE, encoded by the coding sequence ATGAAGCTCCCCGTCTCCTGGCGCGCGTCGGCGGCCGCCGCAGTCGCGACCGCCACGCTCCTGACCGGCGGATCCATAGCCGACGCGGCACCCAAGGCCGACGTCGAGGCCGCCGCCGCACCCGACATACCCGTGGCGAACGTCAAGGCCCACCTCACCCAGCTGCAGTCCATCGCCACCGCCAACGGCGGCAACCGCGCCCACGGCCGCCCCGGCTACAAGGCCTCCATCGACTACGTGAAGGCCAAGCTGGACGCCGCCGGATACACCACGGCCATCCAGCAGTTCACGTCCTCCGGCCGCACCGGCTACAACCTGATCGCCGACTGGCCCGGCGGCGACGCCAACCAGGTCGTCATGGCCGGCTCCCACCTCGACAGCGTCTCCTCCGGCCCCGGCATCAACGACAACGGCTCCGGCTCGGCGGCCGTCCTGGAGACCGCGCTCGCCGTGTCGCGGGCCGGCTACAAGCCCACCAAGCATCTGCGGTTCGCCTGGTGGGGCGCGGAGGAGCTGGGGCTGGTCGGCTCCCGCTACTACGTCAACAACCTCTCCTCCGCCAACCGCGCGAAGATCAGCGGCTATCTGAACTTCGACATGATCGGCTCGCCGAACCCCGGCTACTTCGTCTACGACGACGACCCCGCGATCGAGAAGACCTTCAAGGACTACTACGCCGGCCTCGGCGTCGCGACCGAGATCGAGACCGAGGGCGACGGTCGCTCCGACCACGCACCGTTCAAGAGCGCGGGCGTGCCGGTGGGCGGGCTGTTCACGGGCGCGAGCCGTACGAAGACCGCGGCACAGGTGGCCAAGTGGGGCGGTACGTCGGGGCAGTCCTTCGACCGCTGCTACCACTCGTCCTGCGACACCACGTCCAACATCAACGACACCGCCCTCGACCGGAACAGCGACGCCGTCGCGCACGCGGTCTGGAAGCTGTCGGAGTGA
- a CDS encoding VOC family protein has translation MTQASDPEPAPVTTPGPDPAPAPLHWKLVIDSANPQSQADFWAAALHYEVEDNNALIERLLELGALPREAVVEFHARLAFRDLVAVRHPDDPYDKDSGTGLGRRLLFQRVPEAKTGKNRLHLDLHAPAGEREAEVGRLEGLGASVLRHVKEPGGEWVVMADPEGNEFCVQ, from the coding sequence ATGACACAGGCATCCGACCCCGAGCCCGCCCCCGTCACCACCCCCGGCCCCGATCCCGCCCCCGCTCCCCTCCACTGGAAACTCGTCATCGACTCCGCCAACCCCCAGTCGCAGGCCGACTTCTGGGCCGCCGCACTGCACTACGAGGTCGAGGACAACAACGCCCTCATCGAGCGGCTGCTGGAGCTCGGTGCGCTGCCGCGGGAGGCCGTCGTCGAGTTCCACGCCCGGCTCGCCTTCCGGGACCTGGTGGCCGTACGGCATCCGGACGATCCGTATGACAAGGACAGCGGGACCGGGCTCGGGCGGCGGCTGCTGTTCCAGCGCGTACCGGAGGCGAAGACCGGCAAGAACCGGCTCCATCTCGATCTGCACGCGCCGGCCGGGGAGCGCGAGGCCGAGGTCGGGCGGCTGGAGGGGCTGGGAGCGAGTGTGCTGCGGCACGTGAAGGAGCCGGGCGGGGAGTGGGTCGTGATGGCGGATCCCGAGGGGAACGAGTTCTGCGTGCAGTGA